CCGTATGCCACGCTCAATTGTGCTTATCATGTGGGGGATGAACCTGAAGTTGTACTTAACAACCGCAGGCTTGTAACCGAGAAGCTTGGCTTTGCAGCAGAAGCATGGACCTGTGGAGAGCAGGTGCATGGCAAACATGTGGCTGTAATTACCGCTGAAGATCGGAGCAGAGGATTACTTGATCGTCAATCTGCGTTGCAGGATACGGATGGATTGGTCACGAATGTGCCTGGTGTGCTGCTGACTTCTTTCTACGCAGACTGTGTTCCGCTTTATTTCTATGACCCTGTGCAGCAGGCGGTAGGTCTTGCTCATGCTGGCTGGAAAGGTACAGTCGCGGGTATCGCTGTATCCATGGTGGAGACGATGGAACGGGAGTATGGCAGCCGTAGGCAGGACATTCGAGCTGCAATCGGTCCGTCGATTGGGGATTGCTGTTATGAAGTGGATGAGGCGGTCATGCAGCATGTACGGGTTTGGTTTGATGATTCCCCGGTTAATGATGAATACAAGGATTCTGCTTCTAAACAAGCATATCGAGCCGTGAATAACGATAAAACGATGTTAAACTTGAAAGAATGTAATCGACACATTATGATGAAAGCAGGAATATTGCCGGATCATATCGAATGTACAACATGGTGTACAAGTTGTCATCCCGAACTATTTTTCTCCTATCGGAAGGAAAATGGTGTTACAGGGCGGATGGCGAGCTGGATTGGGCTGGAAGAGAGGTGACCCTCTGTGTCATTGGAGGAGCGTATTCAACAGGTAAATCAGAAGATCGAGGACGCATGTCGGCGCAGTAACCGTCATCGTGATGATGTGAATGTGATTGCGGTCACGAAATATGTCTCACTTGAAACAACGGGATCGGTGCTGAATCATGGTCTTGAGCATATTGGAGAAAACCGGTGGCAGGATGCACAGGCCAAATGGGAAGCTTTTGGTCAAAAGGGTACCTGGCATTTTATCGGTCATTTGCAGACGAACAAGGTGAAAGACGTGATTGGCAAGTTTCGTTACATACATTCACTGGATCGTTTGTCATTGGCGAAGGAGTTGGATAAGAAAGCAGCTTCACTTGGCACACAAGTGGAAACGTTTTTGCAGGTGAATATTTCGGGTGAAGAGAGCAAGTATGGCTTACAGCCTGAACAGGCAAGTTCTTTTTTGCGTGATATTCGTTCGTTCAACAATCTCAAGGTCGTCGGCCTGATGACCATGGCACCTCATGAGGAAGATCCGGAGCTGACGCGTCCCGTATTTCGTGGATTGCGTGAGCTGAGAGATCAATTGAATGGACAAGCCCTTACAGCAGAGCCATTGACTGAGCTGTCGATGGGGATGTCCAATGATTTTGAAGTGGCCATTGAAGAAGGGGCAACCTGGGTACGGCTAGGATCGATTCTCGTAGGAAAAGAGGAGGGTTCACGATGGGCGTAATGAATAAATTTATGAATTTCCTCGGACTTCAGGAAGAGGAAGAGATTGTGGAACGTGAACGAATGGCTGCGCAGGAGGAAAATGAGTCTGAACATCAGGAAGCTGAAACCTCCAGTCTCGATAAACGTAGAAACCAAAGGGGGAATAATGTGGTGAGCATTCATTCCCAGAAAAATGTTAAAGTTGTCCTGTATGAACCGCGTTCTTATGACGAGGCTCAGGAAATTGCCGACCATCTGCGTTCGCATCGTACCGTTGTGGTGAACTTGCAACGAATTCGCCAGGACCAAGCGCTGCGCGTTATTGATTTTTTGAGTGGCACGGTATATGCATTGGGTGGCGGTATTTCCAAAATCGGCGGAAACATTTTTCTCTGTACGCCAGATACGGTTGAAATTCAGGGCTCAATTACGGAAATACTGGCTGACAGCGAGCAAGATTATAACAGAATGAGGTGAGCCACTTTTGTATCAGATTGAAAGCGTGTTGTACACGTTATACCAGATTTACTTTTACATGGTCATTGTCTACATATTGATGTCTTGGCTTCCCAATGCGCGGGAAAGCTTCATCGGTGAATGGTTGGGCAAATTAGTGGAGCCATATCTAAGACCATTCCGTCGATTTATCCCCCCTTTGTTCGGTGTGCTGGATATTTCCCCAATTGTGGCGCTGATCGTTCTGCAACTCGCGCTTAATGGGCTGATCTCCATACTTCGGTATTTTGTATATTAGGGTAGGGTGAACATAGATGAGCGGTGAAATTTACGAACATTTTAGCCATGATGAGCGGGATTTTGTAGATAAGGCTTCGGATTGGGTTGAGCAGGCAGGTAAGTATCATGACATGAAGCTAACTGACTTTCTTGATCCAAGACAGGTTTTTATATTACAGACTCTTGCCAATCGCCGTAATGATGTTCAGATTCGTCTGGATGGTGGTTACGAGGCTGCTGAACGCAAGCGTGCGCTGGTTGCACCTGATTATATGTATCTGGATGATGAGGATATGGGAATGCAGGTGCTCAGTATCACGTCTGATGATCAGAAAATCTCAGAGCTGGAGCATGGGGACTATATGGGTTCCCTGCTCGGGCTTGGGATGAAACGTGGAAAGATCGGGGATATCCAAGTGCTGGAGGACGGTTGCCATACAGTGGTGGCGGCGGAAACCGGCGCTTTTTTATCGCTTCAACTGAATCAGGTGCATCGGTTACATGTGTTCACAGAGTTACTTCCTTTGGATCAGATGCGATGGTCAGAGAGTAAACTGGAGACGATGGACATTACGGTCGCTTCTCTTCGTTTGGATGGAATCTGCGCAGATGTGTATCGGCTTAGTCGCAGTAAAGTGCTGGTGCCGATCAAAGCTGGTCGCTGCCGTGTGAACTGGAAAGTCGAGGAAGATCCCTCCAAATCGCTAAAAGCGGGTGATGTCGTATCCATACAGGGATTTGGCCGTTTCAAGGTTATGGAACAGGATGGGATGACCAAAAAAGGGCGCTGCCGAGTGAAAATCGGCAAATTTGCCTGAGTCTGTTGCAGGAAAATCCGCTTTCTTGTCGAAATGTTTATCATAAAGGTGTAGAAAATACGCGGTGTATCCGATATACATTAAGTCAAAGCTTTACATGAACGTTGGAGGATGCAATTCTGATCCTGCATTCCGTATACGTTGCCGAGGTTAGGCATCAACGATACGGCCCCATGGGTGGTACCCATTTGCTGCAAACCTTCTCTGGACGGGAAGGAACTTTAACAGGAGGTGGACAGCATGCCATTAACGCCGCTGGACATACACAACAAGGAATTTTCCCGACGTTTGCGCGGGTATGACGAGGATGAAGTCAATGAATTCCTGGATCAAGTCATCAAAGATTACGAAGGCGTCATTCGCGAGAACAAAGAGCTGAGCAATCAGTTGCTGTCCGTTCAGGAAAAACTGGATCATTTTGCCACGATTGAAGAGACACTTAGCAAAACGATCATCATTGCGCAGGAAGCTGCTGATGATGTGAAGAACAATGCGAAGAAAGAAGCGCAGTTGATCGTGAAGGAAGCAGAGAAAAATGCAGACCGGATCGTGAACGAATCGCTGGGAAAATCGCGTAAAATTGCTTTGGAAGTGGAAGAACTGAAAAAGCAGGCATCGATTTATCGTGCCCGTTTCCGCACGCTTGTTGAAGCGCAGCTTGAACTGTTGACTCAGGATGGTTGGGAAGTGCTGGAGAGCCGGGAGCAGGAAGTGCGTGACCGTGAGCGGGAGATGAAAGAAATTTATTAGTCTCTCGCCTGGTTGACTTTTGTCTGCAAAGAGGCTATAACTATATTCATAATGAATAGTGATTCCATGACGGGTTCAGTACGTTATGATCTCATCCCTCAGAGAGTTGGTGGTTGGTGCAAACCAATGGATGAGTTATAGCCGAATATCTCCCCGGAGAAGTGACGCTGAAGCGGTGATCTTGATTGCCGTGTGTAAGCCGAACCGTAAGCCGTACGTTATAACGGCACCCTGCAGTAGTATAGCGGGGCATAAGCGCTGTTGATGACAGAGCATACCCAGGCTTGCCTGGATGTGGTTTGTGATGAACAGAATTAGGGTGGTAACGCGAGTATAGCCTCGTCCCTTTCCAGGGACGGGGCTTTTTTGTGTCCAAAAAAGGCGAACGCCCATGAGGCCCGAAGGGACCTCAGGGAGAGAGACCGCCCGCCGGGAAAGCGAAGCACCCGGCAACACCCGCCTCGCGGTAAGGCCATGCGGCGTTCACGCAGGGAACAGCCGCATAATGGCCGCCACTACGCACATCCACCCCTCGCCGATAAGCACCACAGATCCCCCAACGACCCCCATCCCGGGTGTCCAGAGGGCGGAGCGCCTATGGGGTCCCCCTTGGTAAGGGGGATTTAGGGGGATTGAAACGCTTTTTGTGGACGGTCCACAATCCAACCAAAGAAAGGGAAGATAATCATCATGCAACGAGTTGACGTCAAAGAGAAGGCACGTGCCAGAGAATTACGCGTGTTAGATAAATGGAAAACGGAGAATACATTCAAAAGATCCATCGAAAACCGGGAGGGCAAACCAAACTTCGTATTTTATGAAGGGCCGCCTACAGCGAACGGTAAACCGCATATTGGTCACGTACTGGGACGGGTAATCAAGGATTTCGTTGGACGGTATAACACGATGAAGGGTTACCGTGTCGTTCGTAAAGCAGGTTGGGATACACATGGTCTGCCTGTAGAACTGGGTGTACAGAAGAAGCTTGGTATCTCCCACAAGTGGGAAATCGAAGATTATGGCGTGGAGAAATTTATTAACGAATGTAAAGCGAGCGTATTCGAGTACGAGCAACAATGGCGTGATTTGACAGAAGGTATCGGATATTGGACGGATATGAATAACCCGTATATCACCCTTGATAACAACTACATCGAGAGTGTATGGAACATCCTGGCGACGATCCATGAGAAAGGCCTGTTGTATCGTGGTCACCGTGTGAGTCCGTATTGCCCATCTTGCCAGACAACACTGAGTTCCCATGAAGTTGCACAAGGGTACAAAGACGTCAAAGACCTGAGTGCTACAGCGAAATTCAAACTGAATGACAGCGGAGAATTTGTACTGGCTTGGACGACAACACCTTGGACACTGCCTTCACACGTTGCACTTGCCGTGAATCCGGATATGGACTACTCCCGTGTTCGTCAAGGTGATGAAGTGTACATCATGGCAACCAATCTGGTTGAGAAAGTGATGAAAGATACCAAGGGTGAGTATGAGATCATCGGTGCACTGAAAGGTGCCGATCTGGTTGGCAAAACGTATGATCCTCCGTTCAACTACGTACAGGCTGAGAAGGCCAACATCATTCTGGGTGCAAGCTTTGTAACAGATGCAAGTGGTACGGGTATCGTACACATGGCTCCTGCCCATGGTGAAGATGACTACCGTGTATGCCGTGAGAATGGGATCAGCTTTGTGAACATGGTGGACTTGGAAGGCAAATTTGTCGCTGAGGTTACTGACTTTGCCGGACGTTTCGTGAAGGATTGTGATATTGATATCGTGCGATATCTGTCTGAGCATGGACGTTTGTTCAGCAAAGAAAAATATGAGCACAGCTATCCATTCTGCTGGCGTTGTGATACACCGCTTCTGTACTATGCAATGGACAGCTGGTTTATCCAAACGACAGCCATCAAGGACCAATTGATTGCCAACAACAGTGAAGTGGATTGGTATCCGGGTCACATTCGTGAAGGTCGCTTCGGGAAATTCCTCGAGGATCTGGTGGATTGGAACATCAGCCGTGATCGTTATTGGGGAACTCCGCTGAACATCTGGGTGTGCGAGGAGACTGGCGAACAATTTGCTCCACACAGCATTGCAGAATTGCGTGCTCGTGCGGTAGGTGATGTGCCTGAGAATCTTGAATTGCATAAACCGTATGTGGATGACGTTAAAGTCATGAGCTCTTGTGGCAAATATGAGATGAAACGTACACCGGAAGTGATCGATGTCTGGTTCGACAGCGGCTCCATGCCGTTTGCCCAGCAGCACTATCCATTTGAAAATAAAGAAGTATTCGAACAGCAGTATCCTGCTGATATGATCTGTGAGGGAATTGACCAGACACGTGGCTGGTTCTACAGCTTGCTGGCAGTTTCCACCCTTTTGACAGGCAAAGCGCCTTACAAAGCGGTTATGGCTACAGGACACGTTCTTGACGAGAACGGACAGAAGATGTCCAAATCCAAAGGTAACGTTATCGATCCTTGGGAAGTGATTGAAGAATACGGTACAGATGCATTCCGTTGGGCTTTGTTGTCTGACAGTGCACCGTGGAACAGCAAACGTTTCTCCAAAGGTATCGTAGGCGAAGCCAAATCCAAAATGGTGGATACGCTGGTTAACACCCATGCATTCCTGACGCTTTATGCTACCATTGATGGATTTGATCCACAGGAGCACCCGTTCCAACTGTCCGCACACAAGCTGGATCGCTGGATTCTGTCGAGACTGAACAGCCTGATCCTGGTTGTAGAAAAAGCGTTGCTGGTTAACGACTATCTGAACTCTTCCAAAGCGATTGAAGCATTTGTTGATGAGTTGAGTAACTGGTATATCCGTCGTTCCCGTGACCGTTTCTGGGGAAGTGGCCTGACAGAGGATAAACTGGACGCTTACCGTACATTGACTGAGGTACTGGTGACTACTGCGAAGTTGGTTGCTCCGTTCACACCGATGCTGGCAGAAGACATCTATCTAAACCTTGCAACAGGTGAGAGTGTGCACATGGAAGACTATCCGGTAGCTAACGAAGCGCTGATTGATGCAGGACTGGAACAGGATATGGAGACGGCTCGCCGCGTGGTTGAACTTGCCCGTAACGTTCGTAACGAAACAGGCATCAAGACACGTCAGCCGCTGTCCGAATTGATTGTTTCCCTGGATAAAGGGTTTGACCTGGCAAGTTATGAAGAGATCATCAAGGAAGAGATCAATGTAAAAGGAATCCGTACGGAGCATAATGACGCGGAATTCGTTGACTTTACATTGAAGCTGAACCTGAAAGTTGCAGGTAAGAAATACGGTAAAAACGTAGGATTCCTGCAAAACTTCTTCAAGGGAATGTCGGCCGATGAGACGCGTAAAGTGGTTTCGGAGGGTGTGCTGAACATCGTTTCTCCGGAAGGCGAAGAGCTGCAAGTGACAAGCGAAGAATTATTGGTTGATAAACAGGCCAAATCAGGTTTTGCTTCTGCATCAGGTTACGGTCTGACGGTTGCACTCAATACCGAAATCACGCCAGCATTGGAACAGGAAGGCTGGGTCCGTGAAGTGGTTCGTGCTGTACAGGATACCCGGAAACGACTGGACCTGCCGATTGAGAAAAGAGTACGTTTGACACTGGATGTGGATGCAGCACTTCAAGAGGCTATTCAGGCGTTTGATGATGTGTTGCGTGAAAATGTTCTCGTAACCGAAGTGACATTTGCCACAAATGAGGCCATGGAACGTGTTGAAGCCGGAGGCAAATCGATCGGTATTTACATCGAAGCGTAATTCGGAGCATGTCCCATCCAATTAAGACAGAATATAGAGTATAAACAAACGAGCCGCAGAGGCAGGGACATATTCCCTGTATCTGGGCTCGTTTGTTTTTTAGGCAATAAGGCAATGATTCTATAGTGCAGTCAATCTATATTGATCAAAGGAACTGACCAAAACATGAGCGAACATGACAAGCAAACCGCATCCACTTCACAACAATCAACATCAGATAATCTGAATTCCCATGACAAAATTGAAGAGTTACATACCCTGACAAACCGTCTGGCGAATGAACTGGAACGTTCACGAATTGCGCAATACACAGAATTGCTGAACAGGCCATGGAAATTGATTGGACTTAACCTGTTGTCAGGAGCCGCACGAGGTGTGGGGATTGCGATTGGGTTTACCTTTTTCGCAGCAACGATCATTTACGTTTTGCAGCTACTTGGGGCGCTCAATCTTCCCATTGTTGGAGATTACATCGCTGATATTGTGCGCATTGTCCAGCGCCAGCTTGATATGAACACATACTAAGCGATTAGCAGCGATTAAAGGTGAAAGATATCAAAGTGCATTTAGTAAATGTCATCCGTCTCCATATCTGGTTCTAACAGACCCTCGCCCTCACGGTTCTCCAGGTACTGGCGATATTGCCGATTGCGCACGATGGAGACGTCATGACCATAGATGTCCGTTGCAACAAAGCTTTCGTACGCTTCAACGCAGCCTTCCACTTCATCGGTAGCTTCAATGGCCATAACATCATAGCTGTCGATATCGCGTCCTTCAGCCATGGCTGGTGAGTTCGATGTGCCCCAGCTTTCAACAATCTGCCAGGTGTCTTCACCATCGAATCCATTTTGATCATCACGCTCGTCCAGACTGGTTCGACCAAATGCCGGGGCAAGAAATTCTTCCTCTACAGGACGGTTCTCAGATACAACGGTTTCCGGTTGATGTTTTTTGCAGTATTTAGTGTAGGGAACAGCTTCCATACGTTCATAAGGGATGGGTTGCTGGCAGACCGCACATG
The nucleotide sequence above comes from Paenibacillus sp. W2I17. Encoded proteins:
- a CDS encoding cell division protein SepF codes for the protein MGVMNKFMNFLGLQEEEEIVERERMAAQEENESEHQEAETSSLDKRRNQRGNNVVSIHSQKNVKVVLYEPRSYDEAQEIADHLRSHRTVVVNLQRIRQDQALRVIDFLSGTVYALGGGISKIGGNIFLCTPDTVEIQGSITEILADSEQDYNRMR
- the pgeF gene encoding peptidoglycan editing factor PgeF, with the translated sequence MEPFVLDKELLERTKNPDSDFGPDPLLLYVEPWTQQFEQLSVGFTTRHGGVGKVPYATLNCAYHVGDEPEVVLNNRRLVTEKLGFAAEAWTCGEQVHGKHVAVITAEDRSRGLLDRQSALQDTDGLVTNVPGVLLTSFYADCVPLYFYDPVQQAVGLAHAGWKGTVAGIAVSMVETMEREYGSRRQDIRAAIGPSIGDCCYEVDEAVMQHVRVWFDDSPVNDEYKDSASKQAYRAVNNDKTMLNLKECNRHIMMKAGILPDHIECTTWCTSCHPELFFSYRKENGVTGRMASWIGLEER
- a CDS encoding TraR/DksA C4-type zinc finger protein; this encodes MSNFTNEQLQFLRSQLMSDKRDIEHRLSENEHYGLGDSLKLQTGELSPIDNHPGDIATEVYEREKDISLLEHDEFQLERIDSALHSIEEGHYGTCAVCQQPIPYERMEAVPYTKYCKKHQPETVVSENRPVEEEFLAPAFGRTSLDERDDQNGFDGEDTWQIVESWGTSNSPAMAEGRDIDSYDVMAIEATDEVEGCVEAYESFVATDIYGHDVSIVRNRQYRQYLENREGEGLLEPDMETDDIY
- a CDS encoding YggS family pyridoxal phosphate-dependent enzyme, with the translated sequence MSLEERIQQVNQKIEDACRRSNRHRDDVNVIAVTKYVSLETTGSVLNHGLEHIGENRWQDAQAKWEAFGQKGTWHFIGHLQTNKVKDVIGKFRYIHSLDRLSLAKELDKKAASLGTQVETFLQVNISGEESKYGLQPEQASSFLRDIRSFNNLKVVGLMTMAPHEEDPELTRPVFRGLRELRDQLNGQALTAEPLTELSMGMSNDFEVAIEEGATWVRLGSILVGKEEGSRWA
- a CDS encoding YggT family protein; its protein translation is MYQIESVLYTLYQIYFYMVIVYILMSWLPNARESFIGEWLGKLVEPYLRPFRRFIPPLFGVLDISPIVALIVLQLALNGLISILRYFVY
- a CDS encoding DivIVA domain-containing protein yields the protein MPLTPLDIHNKEFSRRLRGYDEDEVNEFLDQVIKDYEGVIRENKELSNQLLSVQEKLDHFATIEETLSKTIIIAQEAADDVKNNAKKEAQLIVKEAEKNADRIVNESLGKSRKIALEVEELKKQASIYRARFRTLVEAQLELLTQDGWEVLESREQEVRDREREMKEIY
- the ileS gene encoding isoleucine--tRNA ligase, which gives rise to MQRVDVKEKARARELRVLDKWKTENTFKRSIENREGKPNFVFYEGPPTANGKPHIGHVLGRVIKDFVGRYNTMKGYRVVRKAGWDTHGLPVELGVQKKLGISHKWEIEDYGVEKFINECKASVFEYEQQWRDLTEGIGYWTDMNNPYITLDNNYIESVWNILATIHEKGLLYRGHRVSPYCPSCQTTLSSHEVAQGYKDVKDLSATAKFKLNDSGEFVLAWTTTPWTLPSHVALAVNPDMDYSRVRQGDEVYIMATNLVEKVMKDTKGEYEIIGALKGADLVGKTYDPPFNYVQAEKANIILGASFVTDASGTGIVHMAPAHGEDDYRVCRENGISFVNMVDLEGKFVAEVTDFAGRFVKDCDIDIVRYLSEHGRLFSKEKYEHSYPFCWRCDTPLLYYAMDSWFIQTTAIKDQLIANNSEVDWYPGHIREGRFGKFLEDLVDWNISRDRYWGTPLNIWVCEETGEQFAPHSIAELRARAVGDVPENLELHKPYVDDVKVMSSCGKYEMKRTPEVIDVWFDSGSMPFAQQHYPFENKEVFEQQYPADMICEGIDQTRGWFYSLLAVSTLLTGKAPYKAVMATGHVLDENGQKMSKSKGNVIDPWEVIEEYGTDAFRWALLSDSAPWNSKRFSKGIVGEAKSKMVDTLVNTHAFLTLYATIDGFDPQEHPFQLSAHKLDRWILSRLNSLILVVEKALLVNDYLNSSKAIEAFVDELSNWYIRRSRDRFWGSGLTEDKLDAYRTLTEVLVTTAKLVAPFTPMLAEDIYLNLATGESVHMEDYPVANEALIDAGLEQDMETARRVVELARNVRNETGIKTRQPLSELIVSLDKGFDLASYEEIIKEEINVKGIRTEHNDAEFVDFTLKLNLKVAGKKYGKNVGFLQNFFKGMSADETRKVVSEGVLNIVSPEGEELQVTSEELLVDKQAKSGFASASGYGLTVALNTEITPALEQEGWVREVVRAVQDTRKRLDLPIEKRVRLTLDVDAALQEAIQAFDDVLRENVLVTEVTFATNEAMERVEAGGKSIGIYIEA
- a CDS encoding RNA-binding protein, whose amino-acid sequence is MSGEIYEHFSHDERDFVDKASDWVEQAGKYHDMKLTDFLDPRQVFILQTLANRRNDVQIRLDGGYEAAERKRALVAPDYMYLDDEDMGMQVLSITSDDQKISELEHGDYMGSLLGLGMKRGKIGDIQVLEDGCHTVVAAETGAFLSLQLNQVHRLHVFTELLPLDQMRWSESKLETMDITVASLRLDGICADVYRLSRSKVLVPIKAGRCRVNWKVEEDPSKSLKAGDVVSIQGFGRFKVMEQDGMTKKGRCRVKIGKFA
- a CDS encoding DUF5665 domain-containing protein, which produces MSEHDKQTASTSQQSTSDNLNSHDKIEELHTLTNRLANELERSRIAQYTELLNRPWKLIGLNLLSGAARGVGIAIGFTFFAATIIYVLQLLGALNLPIVGDYIADIVRIVQRQLDMNTY